One part of the Granulicella arctica genome encodes these proteins:
- the treY gene encoding malto-oligosyltrehalose synthase codes for MKKLRTPNTTYRVQLHKDFTFDDAAGIVAYLHALGVTHIYCSPYLQASPGSMHGYDVVDHQRVNDELGGRAAHGRFCRTIGELGLGQVLDIVPNHMSLGRENRYWWDVLENGTSSQYASFFDIDWQPQEERLRDKVLVPVLADQYGRVLQAGGIKVVRHGNSFLVEAASQTLPVSPRSLPAILARAAEYAKSDTLSFLAASFGRLPEAESWDRWKILARHRDKIVLRKLLDRLCSEEPNVCDAIERSVAELNGNLNGLDDFLNQQNYRLAYWKAADQQLGYRRFFDVNTLIGLRVEREHVFEETHALILDWLGRGVLDGVRVDHPDGLRDPLEYFRRLREAAPGAWIIGEKILEPGEFLREDWPIEGTSGYDFLNVVNGVLVRPEGLAELSSVYADFTNEPTDFHEIAHEKKINVTQEALGSDVNRLTSLFVEICEDNRNERDYTRAEMRRAIREVAACFQVYRTYVVPERGEMTAEDRNNIAQATECAKQKRQDIDGGLFDFLRGVLTMEVKGKRETEFVMRFQQFTSPVMAKGVEDTAFYCYNRLTGLNEVGSDPGRNGVSVDEFHSYCAKMQATHPLTMTTLSTHDTKRSDDVRARLAVLSEIPGKFGIAVQRWARLNSSLRTSHLLDRNTEYFYYQTLIGAWPLTLERAKAYMLKAAREAKQQTTWVANNKEFEDALNQFIEATFASPAFIEKVEQFVERVKGAGRVNSLVQTLLKYTSPGVPDLYQGSELWDLSLVDPDNRRPVDYELRRRLLKEIHALPVAEAAATSMRRMDDGLPKLWTIHRALQLRREHPEWFGVEASYTPLEVDGKSAQHVVAYLRGESVVTVVPRLTLTLGGAWQKTMVLLPEGRWINRLTSAVLEGGRVAVETLLKEFPVALLTREAQSHA; via the coding sequence ATGAAGAAATTACGAACCCCGAACACGACCTACCGGGTGCAATTGCACAAAGACTTTACCTTCGATGATGCTGCGGGCATCGTCGCGTATCTGCATGCTCTGGGTGTTACGCATATTTACTGCTCGCCTTATTTGCAGGCATCCCCCGGCAGCATGCATGGGTATGACGTCGTTGATCATCAGAGGGTTAATGATGAGCTAGGAGGCAGGGCAGCGCACGGGCGTTTCTGCCGGACGATCGGCGAGCTGGGCCTGGGGCAGGTGCTCGACATTGTGCCGAACCACATGTCGCTGGGTCGTGAGAATCGCTATTGGTGGGATGTGCTCGAGAACGGTACGTCGAGTCAGTATGCGTCGTTTTTCGATATCGATTGGCAGCCGCAGGAAGAGAGGCTGCGCGACAAGGTGCTGGTACCGGTGCTCGCGGATCAGTATGGGCGCGTGTTACAAGCGGGTGGAATCAAGGTGGTGCGGCATGGCAATTCTTTTCTGGTCGAGGCTGCAAGCCAGACGTTACCCGTGTCGCCACGTTCGTTGCCTGCCATCCTGGCGCGTGCGGCGGAGTATGCGAAGTCAGACACGTTGAGTTTTCTGGCTGCGTCGTTTGGGCGTCTGCCAGAGGCGGAGTCGTGGGATCGATGGAAGATTCTTGCGCGGCATCGCGACAAGATTGTGTTGCGCAAGCTGCTGGACCGTTTGTGCTCGGAGGAGCCGAACGTCTGTGATGCAATCGAGCGCTCGGTCGCGGAGTTGAATGGAAATCTCAATGGGCTCGATGATTTTTTGAATCAGCAGAACTACCGGCTGGCGTACTGGAAGGCTGCCGACCAGCAGCTTGGCTATCGCCGCTTCTTCGATGTGAATACGTTGATCGGCCTTCGCGTGGAGCGTGAGCACGTCTTCGAGGAGACGCATGCGCTGATCCTCGATTGGCTTGGTCGCGGCGTGCTGGATGGTGTACGGGTGGATCATCCCGATGGGTTGCGTGATCCGCTTGAGTATTTTCGGCGTCTGCGGGAGGCTGCGCCGGGCGCGTGGATTATCGGCGAAAAAATTCTCGAGCCTGGCGAGTTTTTGCGTGAGGACTGGCCGATTGAGGGCACCAGCGGCTATGACTTTCTCAACGTAGTCAATGGGGTGCTGGTGCGGCCCGAGGGACTCGCGGAGTTGAGCAGTGTCTATGCGGATTTCACCAATGAGCCGACGGACTTCCATGAGATCGCGCACGAGAAAAAAATTAATGTAACGCAGGAGGCTTTGGGGAGCGATGTCAATCGGCTGACGTCGCTGTTTGTAGAGATCTGTGAGGACAATCGCAATGAGCGCGATTACACGCGTGCAGAGATGCGACGTGCGATTCGTGAGGTCGCGGCCTGCTTCCAGGTGTATCGCACGTATGTCGTTCCTGAGCGTGGGGAGATGACGGCCGAAGATCGGAACAACATTGCGCAAGCCACAGAGTGCGCGAAGCAGAAGCGGCAGGACATCGACGGCGGGTTGTTCGATTTTCTGCGGGGTGTGTTGACGATGGAGGTGAAGGGCAAGCGCGAGACGGAGTTCGTGATGCGCTTCCAGCAGTTCACCAGCCCGGTGATGGCGAAGGGAGTGGAGGATACGGCCTTCTATTGCTACAACCGGCTGACGGGATTGAATGAGGTGGGTAGCGATCCGGGACGCAACGGTGTGAGTGTGGATGAGTTCCACAGCTACTGTGCGAAGATGCAGGCGACGCATCCGTTGACGATGACGACGCTCTCCACGCATGACACCAAGCGAAGCGACGATGTGCGGGCGCGACTCGCGGTACTGTCGGAGATTCCGGGGAAGTTCGGAATCGCAGTGCAGCGCTGGGCGCGACTGAATAGCTCACTTCGAACGAGCCATCTGCTGGATCGCAACACGGAATACTTCTACTACCAGACTCTGATCGGTGCGTGGCCTCTTACTCTTGAACGGGCGAAGGCGTACATGCTGAAGGCGGCACGCGAGGCGAAGCAGCAGACGACGTGGGTTGCGAATAACAAGGAGTTCGAGGATGCGTTGAATCAGTTCATCGAAGCGACGTTTGCATCGCCTGCATTCATTGAGAAGGTGGAACAGTTTGTCGAGCGCGTAAAGGGTGCGGGCCGCGTAAACTCGCTGGTGCAAACGCTGCTGAAGTACACGTCACCGGGTGTGCCGGATCTCTATCAGGGAAGCGAGCTGTGGGATCTCAGTCTGGTCGATCCGGACAATCGCCGTCCGGTGGATTATGAGTTGCGACGAAGGTTGTTGAAGGAGATTCATGCGCTACCTGTAGCGGAAGCGGCAGCGACGTCGATGCGGCGCATGGATGATGGTCTGCCGAAGTTGTGGACGATTCATCGTGCACTGCAACTGCGACGGGAGCACCCGGAGTGGTTTGGCGTGGAGGCTTCGTATACGCCGCTTGAGGTTGACGGAAAGTCCGCGCAGCATGTGGTCGCGTACCTGCGCGGTGAGTCGGTGGTGACGGTGGTGCCGCGGTTGACGTTGACACTGGGTGGTGCATGGCAGAAGACGATGGTGCTGCTGCCGGAGGGCCGATGGATCAACAGGTTGACGAGTGCAGTGTTGGAAGGTGGGAGAGTTGCCGTGGAGACATTGCTGAAAGAGTTTCCAGTAGCGCTGTTGACGCGAGAGGCGCAGAGCCATGCATGA
- the treZ gene encoding malto-oligosyltrehalose trehalohydrolase translates to MHEFEVWAPNAKRISVKVGDAVHAMSGPDVRGNWKVSIADAEYGMDYAFLLDDDMTPYPDPRSAWQPHGVHSASRLYDQHAFAWSDERWQGPPLTGAVIYELHIGTFTSEGTFDAAIGRLDYLFDLGITHIEIMPVAAFPGEHGWGYDGVSLFAVRDSYGGPDGLKRLVDACHARGLAVLLDVVYNHFGPVGNYTGKFGPYITDRHHTPWGSAMNFEAAGSDEVRRYFCDNALMWMRDYHMDGLRLDAVHEFVDRSAMHFMEQLSAEVEVMSARLGRRLVLIAESDLNDPRVVTPREAGGYGMDAQWNDDFHHALFALLHAEKGSGYYDDFGSFADLAKALTKMFVYDGVYSGYRKHSHGRRVEGLSAHHFVGFIQNHDQVGNRATGDRLGHIVRLARAKVAVGIVLMAPVIPMLFQGEEFAASTPFQYFADHDDPAMAKAVSEGRKREFAAFGWKAEEIPDPEKRETFERSKLDWSEIHEGEHGEMLEWVRSLIHLRRGSVALNDGDPLHVTVEFDEKQRWLTMDRGSVRIVCNLGDQMVELENLDGLSIRLASQQGIALTARGIRLPPDSLAVLSSEDL, encoded by the coding sequence ATGCATGAGTTCGAGGTTTGGGCACCGAATGCGAAACGCATTTCGGTGAAGGTGGGTGATGCAGTTCATGCGATGAGTGGACCCGATGTTCGCGGCAACTGGAAGGTTTCCATCGCGGATGCGGAGTACGGCATGGACTATGCATTCCTACTGGACGATGATATGACTCCGTATCCCGATCCGCGCAGCGCGTGGCAGCCGCATGGTGTTCATAGTGCGTCGCGGCTGTACGATCAGCACGCTTTTGCGTGGAGCGATGAGCGCTGGCAGGGGCCTCCGCTAACCGGAGCGGTGATCTACGAGTTGCACATCGGGACGTTTACCAGCGAGGGTACGTTCGACGCCGCGATCGGACGGTTGGACTATCTCTTCGATCTGGGTATTACGCATATCGAGATTATGCCGGTGGCGGCTTTTCCAGGCGAGCATGGCTGGGGCTATGACGGTGTGTCGCTGTTTGCGGTGCGGGATAGCTATGGTGGTCCGGATGGATTGAAGCGCCTCGTCGATGCATGTCACGCGCGTGGATTGGCGGTGTTGCTCGACGTGGTCTACAACCACTTCGGGCCGGTGGGGAACTATACCGGCAAGTTCGGTCCGTACATAACGGACAGGCACCACACGCCATGGGGCAGCGCGATGAACTTTGAGGCGGCAGGCAGCGATGAGGTGCGCCGTTACTTCTGCGACAACGCGTTGATGTGGATGCGTGACTATCACATGGATGGCTTACGTCTGGATGCTGTGCATGAGTTCGTGGACCGTTCGGCGATGCATTTTATGGAGCAGCTTTCGGCTGAGGTTGAGGTTATGTCGGCGCGGCTCGGGCGACGCCTTGTGCTAATCGCCGAGAGCGACCTGAACGATCCTCGCGTGGTGACGCCACGTGAGGCAGGTGGCTATGGCATGGACGCGCAGTGGAACGATGACTTCCATCATGCTTTGTTTGCGCTGCTCCATGCGGAAAAAGGCAGCGGCTACTATGACGACTTCGGATCGTTTGCTGACCTGGCGAAGGCGCTGACGAAGATGTTCGTGTACGACGGCGTCTACTCGGGCTATCGCAAGCACAGTCATGGACGGCGGGTGGAGGGGCTCTCCGCGCATCACTTTGTCGGCTTCATTCAGAACCATGATCAGGTGGGCAATCGTGCGACGGGCGATCGCCTGGGTCACATCGTCAGGCTTGCACGCGCCAAGGTCGCGGTGGGGATTGTGTTGATGGCACCGGTTATTCCTATGCTCTTTCAAGGGGAAGAGTTTGCTGCTTCGACTCCGTTTCAATACTTTGCGGACCACGACGACCCGGCGATGGCGAAGGCCGTCTCCGAGGGGAGGAAGCGCGAGTTTGCCGCCTTCGGGTGGAAGGCCGAGGAGATTCCAGACCCGGAGAAGCGCGAGACGTTCGAGCGATCCAAGCTGGACTGGAGCGAGATTCACGAAGGCGAACATGGGGAGATGTTGGAGTGGGTGCGGTCACTGATTCATCTGCGGCGTGGCTCCGTCGCGTTGAACGATGGCGATCCTCTCCATGTGACGGTGGAGTTCGACGAAAAGCAGCGTTGGCTTACGATGGATCGCGGATCGGTGCGGATCGTGTGCAATCTGGGGGATCAGATGGTCGAACTGGAGAACCTGGATGGACTTTCCATTCGGCTTGCATCGCAGCAAGGAATTGCGTTGACGGCGAGAGGGATCAGGCTGCCTCCAGATAGCCTGGCGGTGCTGTCCAGTGAGGACCTCTGA